The following is a genomic window from Motilibacter rhizosphaerae.
GCTTGATGCCGCTGCCGTCCTCGCCCGGGCGCAGGACGCCGACGCAGAGCGCGTTGACGAGCGGGTTGCCGAGGTAGGACTCGTCGAAGACGACCTCGCCACCGATGTTGGGCAGCCCCAGGCAGTTGCCGTAGCCGCCGACGCCGGCGACGACACCGGGCAGGACGCGCTTGGTGTCAGCGGCATCGGCAGGCCCGAAGCGCAGCGGGTCCATCACGCCGATCGGGCGCGCGCCCATCGTGAGGATGTCGCGGACGATGCCGCCCACACCCGTCGCCGCGCCCTGGTAGGGCTCGACGTAGGACGGGTGGTTGTGCGACTCGACCTTGAAGACCGCGGCCCAGCCCTCGCCGATGTCGACCACGCCGGCGTTCTCGCCGACGCCCACGAGCAGGGCGTCGGTCTGCGGGGCCTTCTCGCCGAACTGGCGCAGGTGCACCTTGCTCGACTTGTAGGAGCAGTGCTCGCTCCACATGACGGAGTACATCGCGAGCTCGCTGGAGGTCGGCCGTCGGCCGAGGATCTCCTTGATGCGGGCGTACTCGTCGTCCTTGACGCCGAGCGCGGTGTAGGGCAGCTCGTGCTCGGGCGTGGCCTCGGCCTGCTGGACCGTGTCCACCCCGCTCACGCCGACACCAGCGCCTTCAGCACCGAGGTGAAGAACGGCGCGCCGTCCGTCCCCGGCCCGGTCAGCTCCTCCACCGCGTGCTCGGGGTGGGGCATGAGCCCGACGATGCGGCCGTCGGCCGAGGCGATCCCCGCGATGTCGCGGTAGGAGCCGTTGGGGTTGCCCTCGAGGTAGCGGGCGACGACGCGGCCCTCGCCCTCGAGCTCGTCGAGCACCCGCTCGGAGGCCACGAAGCCGCCCTCGCCGTTCTTCAGCGGGATGGTGATCTCCTGGCCCTCGGCGTAGTCCGCCGTCCAGACCGTGCTCGTGCTCTCGACGCGCAACCGCTGGTCCTTGCAGACGAAGCGGCGGACGTCGTTGCGGATCAGCGCGCCGGGCAGCAGGTGCGCCTCGCAGAGGATCTGGAAGCCGTTGCAGATCCCGAGCACCGGCAGGCCCTTCCCGGCCGCCTCGACGACCGAGCCCATCACCGGGGCGAAGCGGGCGATCGCGCCGCAGCGGAGGTAGTCGCCGTACGAGAAGCCGCCGGGCAGCACCACGGCGTCGACCCCGTGGAGGTCGGCGTCGGCGTGCCACAGGGCGACCGGCTCGCCGCCGGCGAGGCGGACCGCGCGACGGGCGTCGCCGTCGTCCAGCGAACCCGGGAAGGTGACGACGCCGATCCTCACGCGCCGGCCTCCAGCGGGGAGTCGGCGTGCACGACGTAGTCCTCGATGACCGGGTTGGACAGGAGGGTACGGGCCGCCTCCTCCACGGCGGCGAGCCGCTCGGGCGTGAGCTCGCCCTCGACCTCGAGCTCGAACCGCTTGCCCTGCCGGACGGACGTCACCCCCTCGAAGCCCAGTCGGGGCAGGGCACCGGCGATGGCCTTGCCCTGCGGGTCGAGGATCTCCGGCTTCAACATGACGTCGACGACGACGCGGGCCACGGGCGCTCCAGCGGTCAGGGGGTCGGCAGGGGGAAGTCTAGCGGGCCGGAGGTGGCGCCGACGCCGCGCGCCGACGCACAGTGGGGGCGTGCAGCTCGAGGACGTCAGCGGCGACGTGCTCCTCCCTCCGCCGCCCGCGCGGCACCCGCTCGACGGGGACCCGGGCGGCCTGCTCCGGCTGCCCCCGGGCGAGGACGTCCTGGGCTGGAGCGAGGAGCGGGTCGACCTG
Proteins encoded in this region:
- the purS gene encoding phosphoribosylformylglycinamidine synthase subunit PurS, with product MARVVVDVMLKPEILDPQGKAIAGALPRLGFEGVTSVRQGKRFELEVEGELTPERLAAVEEAARTLLSNPVIEDYVVHADSPLEAGA
- the purQ gene encoding phosphoribosylformylglycinamidine synthase subunit PurQ, with translation MRIGVVTFPGSLDDGDARRAVRLAGGEPVALWHADADLHGVDAVVLPGGFSYGDYLRCGAIARFAPVMGSVVEAAGKGLPVLGICNGFQILCEAHLLPGALIRNDVRRFVCKDQRLRVESTSTVWTADYAEGQEITIPLKNGEGGFVASERVLDELEGEGRVVARYLEGNPNGSYRDIAGIASADGRIVGLMPHPEHAVEELTGPGTDGAPFFTSVLKALVSA